The Streptomyces sp. NBC_00597 DNA segment CTACTTCACCGGACGGACCGAGCGGCGGAGGCAGCAGCACGCCGACACCCAGGAGGCGGCGAAGCGCGAGCACGAGGCCAGGCTGACGCACGAGCAGCGCGTGCGGGAGCAGGTGATCGCCACGTCCACGACCATCTCGAAGATGCTCCAGGACTTCCGGGCGAAGATCGGTGAGGCGACCGAAGCTGAGGACACGTTGGCGGCCACGCTCCTGTATGACGAGTGCTTCGCCGTCGTCCGACGGCACCATGACGACGCCCTGCCCGTCATCGAAGTAATGCCGGACCTGGAGCTCCGGCAGCGGGCCAACGCAGTCTTCGAGGCCTACGGGGATTGGGCGGCCGGCACTGCGGAAGCGCTGTCGAATCTCACGAGGCGACCGGACGCCGCTGGGCTGGACGGGACGCGCGAGCAGTTCTACGAGCGCGCCCGACGGGTGATCAGCGATGCGTCCGGCTGACGCGTGGCCCACACGCCCCTCACACGGGAGCAGTGCGTAGCAACGACAAAGGCCCGGACTCAGTGGGACTGAGTTCGGGCCTTCATGCTTGGCACTTCAGCTGGTCAGCAGCGTGATCGCGCTGTCTCTGCTGGAGTGCCCCCGGCAGGATTCGAACCTGCGCACACGGCTCCGGAGGCCGTTGCTCTATCCCCTGAGCTACGGGGGCGTGTCGTTCGCGTTGCGGCGACGGGTTGAACACTACCAGCTTCCGCGGGGTGATCAGGAACCGTTTGCGGGCCTGGGGGGCATGGGTCGCTCGGAGGGGGTGGAAGTGGCAAAAACCCGGACGCGGGGGCTTAGGGCGACCTACTCTCAAGTTGTGCCAGGCGTCTCGGGCCGGGTGCTTGTTGTCGACGACAACAAGGTCATCCGGCAGCTGATCAAGGTCAATCTCGAGCTGGAGGGCTTCGAGGTAGTGACCGCGAACGATGGTGCCGAGTGCCTGGACGTCGTGCACCGCGTGTGCCCCGATGTGATCACCCTTGATGTGGTCATGCCCCGGCTGGACGGGTTCGGGACCGCCGCGCAGCTGCGGGCCGATCCGCGGACGCGGCATGTGCCCGTCGCCATCGTCAGTGCCTGTACGCAGCACGAGGTGGAGTCCGGGATCGAGGCGGGGGTCGATGCGTTCCTCGCCAAGCCCTTCGAGCCCGCCGAGCTGGTGCGGGTCGTACGCCGGCTCGTCGAGCGCAAGGATCGGCGTGAGCGGAAGGGTGGCGCGCCGGCCGGGCGCGGGAGAGGGTAACGGCGTCCGCTGTTCACATGGCGAAACCGTTCGCGGGATGGGTGGGCTTCTCCCCTAGGCTGGTCCCGTGATCCCCGCCGACCTGTCCCGTACCGTCGTGCGCGCCGTGCGCTGCGCCGTCGAGGACGGGGAGCTGCCCGCCCGGGCGGGGGTGCCCGAGCGGGTCGTCGTCGAGCGGACCCGTCCCGGCGGGGTGGGGGACTACGCCACACCCGTGGCCTTCCAGATCGCCAAGAGCGCCGGACGCCCGCCCCTGGACGTCGCCGGGGTACTGGCCCGGCGGCTCGGCGCCGTTGCCGGGATCGAGCGGGTCGAGGTGACCGGTCCCGGGTTCCTCAACTTCGTGATGGACCCGGTGTCCGTCGACGCCCTCGTACGAGAAGTGCAGGCCCGCGGGCGCCGGTACGGGTTCAGCGCCGCAGCAAGCGTCAGCATCGGCTCCAGCTCCAGCTCCAGCGCCAGCTCCGGCGGGCTGCGCGCGCGGGTCGTCGAAGAGGCCCTGCTGAGGATCCGGGCCACTCAGGGCACAGGTACGGGCATGGGCACGGGCATGGGCGCCGATGCAGCAGCAGCCGTCGCCGCGGCCGCCCCCCACACCGCGCCCGTCGCCAAGCGCGACGGGGACGTCGTCCGGCTCTACGGGGAGGACGCCGCCCGCTGGGCCATGCTCTGCGTCGCGCCGCACGAGTGCCCCTCGTTCTCCGCCCGCCTGCTCGTCCAGGACGAGTCCAGCGAGTTCTTCCGCGTGCGGTACGCCCACGCCCGCAGCCGCGCGCTCGTGCGCAACGCCGCCCGCCTCGGGTTCGGGAGCGGGCCCGGCGAGGTCCCGGACGGCGGGCCGCTCGCGCAGGTCCTCGCCGATTACCCCCTCGTCCTTGAGGCCGCCGCGCACCGGGGGGCGCCGGAGCAGGTCGTCCGGTTCCTCGTGCGGGCCGCCGACGAGCTGCTCGACTTCCACTACCGCGTCCTGCCCAAGGGGGACGAGAAACCCTCGGCCGCCCACCGTGCCCGGCTGGCTCTTGCCGAAGCCGCCGGGACGGTGCTGGCCGGCGGCCTGGACCTGCTCGGCATAGCCGCACCCGACTGCCTGTGATCTGCGAAGAGAGATACCGATGAGCCGTTCCGCGCACCCCGCCGGGCCCCGCCACGCCGACGTCCTGCCCGAGGGGCACTACTCCCCGCCGCCCGCCGACCTCAACGAGCTCGACGAGAAGGTCTGGGCGCGGACCGTACGACGCGGCCCCGACGGCGTCGCGGCCGTGGGCGGCATCCCCGTCACCACGCTCGCCGAGGAGTTCGGGACGCCCGCCTACTTCATGGACGAAGAGGACTTCCGGGCGCGGTGCCGGGCCTGGGCGCACGCCTTCGGGCCCGACGCCGACGTGTTCTACGCGGGGAAGGCGTTCCTCTCCAAGGCCGTCGTGAAGTGGCTCAAGGAGGAG contains these protein-coding regions:
- a CDS encoding response regulator, with protein sequence MGRSEGVEVAKTRTRGLRATYSQVVPGVSGRVLVVDDNKVIRQLIKVNLELEGFEVVTANDGAECLDVVHRVCPDVITLDVVMPRLDGFGTAAQLRADPRTRHVPVAIVSACTQHEVESGIEAGVDAFLAKPFEPAELVRVVRRLVERKDRRERKGGAPAGRGRG
- the nrtL gene encoding ArgS-related anticodon-binding protein NrtL, with amino-acid sequence MIPADLSRTVVRAVRCAVEDGELPARAGVPERVVVERTRPGGVGDYATPVAFQIAKSAGRPPLDVAGVLARRLGAVAGIERVEVTGPGFLNFVMDPVSVDALVREVQARGRRYGFSAAASVSIGSSSSSSASSGGLRARVVEEALLRIRATQGTGTGMGTGMGADAAAAVAAAAPHTAPVAKRDGDVVRLYGEDAARWAMLCVAPHECPSFSARLLVQDESSEFFRVRYAHARSRALVRNAARLGFGSGPGEVPDGGPLAQVLADYPLVLEAAAHRGAPEQVVRFLVRAADELLDFHYRVLPKGDEKPSAAHRARLALAEAAGTVLAGGLDLLGIAAPDCL